The proteins below are encoded in one region of Maribacter aestuarii:
- a CDS encoding PIN-like domain-containing protein, producing MKNEFFGFYPPEEKEIEDIWNESVIAFDANTLLNLYRYSKSTKNDFLKTLKDYSDRIWLPYQAGYEFHNNRISVIKSQEQTYSEIGDKLDELFQKLESELNVFKRHPFISVDKIKTEFSKKIEKVKNELIKQSEKHPEYLKSDEILPSVTELFEKKIGPKYSDEDLQKIYENGKTRYAKKIPPGFSDIPNKKNKGDRHLYGDLIIWQQLIDKAKAVKSTIIFVTDDRKEDWWLKFKGQTIRPREELIKEFFDKTGFRILIYQADSFLNFAKEKLNSSVKEESIKEVKQVRLEDEKDYENSIINNERISRYGWIDNYYKNENAYKSMNALARQLDTLPKTPNNIADFVKMTQNIPTVPKSILDFIKMTENIPKMPQSTIDAINMMNRIPKPPDVNNNQNETEE from the coding sequence ATGAAAAACGAATTTTTTGGTTTTTATCCCCCCGAGGAGAAAGAAATAGAAGACATCTGGAATGAATCTGTAATTGCATTCGACGCAAACACTCTATTAAATTTATACAGATATAGCAAGAGTACAAAAAATGATTTTCTTAAAACCTTAAAAGATTATTCAGACAGGATATGGCTTCCATATCAAGCAGGTTATGAATTCCACAATAATCGAATTTCAGTAATCAAATCACAGGAACAGACCTATTCTGAAATTGGAGATAAACTTGACGAATTATTCCAAAAATTAGAGAGCGAATTAAACGTTTTTAAAAGACATCCGTTTATTAGTGTTGATAAGATTAAAACAGAATTTTCAAAAAAAATAGAAAAAGTAAAAAATGAATTGATAAAACAGTCTGAAAAACATCCTGAATATCTAAAATCGGACGAAATACTTCCAAGTGTTACTGAATTGTTCGAAAAAAAGATTGGACCAAAATATTCTGATGAAGATTTACAGAAAATATATGAAAATGGTAAAACAAGGTATGCCAAAAAAATACCGCCAGGTTTTTCAGATATTCCAAATAAAAAAAACAAGGGTGACCGACATCTTTACGGAGACTTAATAATATGGCAGCAACTAATTGATAAGGCTAAGGCTGTAAAAAGCACAATTATATTCGTAACTGATGACAGAAAAGAAGACTGGTGGCTCAAATTTAAGGGTCAAACCATAAGACCAAGAGAAGAGCTTATTAAAGAATTTTTTGATAAAACTGGTTTTAGAATTTTAATTTATCAGGCTGATTCCTTTTTAAACTTTGCTAAGGAAAAATTAAATTCATCAGTAAAAGAAGAATCTATAAAAGAGGTCAAACAAGTAAGATTAGAGGATGAAAAGGATTATGAAAATTCAATAATTAACAATGAAAGAATTTCTAGATATGGTTGGATAGACAACTACTATAAAAATGAAAATGCATATAAATCAATGAACGCCTTAGCAAGGCAACTGGATACCCTGCCTAAAACTCCTAATAATATTGCAGATTTCGTTAAGATGACCCAAAATATTCCTACTGTACCGAAATCTATTTTAGATTTTATTAAAATGACGGAAAATATTCCTAAAATGCCTCAATCGACCATTGACGCAATAAATATGATGAATAGAATACCAAAGCCTCCTGATGTGAATAATAATCAAAATGAAACCGAGGAGTAA